One window of the Zea mays cultivar B73 chromosome 3, Zm-B73-REFERENCE-NAM-5.0, whole genome shotgun sequence genome contains the following:
- the LOC103651081 gene encoding zinc finger protein VAR3, chloroplastic isoform X3: MYVIVSDRAETVDIVRYLLSYTYGSSVSDSEHKKLIDSAVRNIMAELVSFSGLSQSSTFEESTPNQICSSQLERFSRPPGQNIEMKRGDWICTRCSFMNFARNVRCLECNEQRPKKMLTGGEWECPQCDFYNYGRNMSCLKCDCKRPATIPSIPASVGSGLGGVAQLLSVTSAGKSEIERKLAESDKKAERWLSKVSQLQDSADLSSLAEDEDFPEIMPMRKGVNKFVVSMHKTPLERRLTNAQYRSNNSPPASDPKISQTLDRILGRSTPTTAPNNQSVTSDAPTEALKKSTDHLGGIDPVPFVPLSADLFAKPQTNNGQSNQNGKINAEDDSSMVNNAVPLPERQSTGSLDTAEIWSEKVAEPDNAKDSPSAVSDENFPEIMPIRKGENRFVVSKKKDRSLTSQQYKRRSILEQADSSDFVPFVPFPPGYFAKKDTPIESTTDTGIVPEGSQPKGNLNNGNWNINYNKHQSQSHGAQCRPSGAAYTGTRIMGNSQGNYNGSNGESTYHGANFEQEPYNKGYRNNNYWSSDNNNSNNAWSNNSNFNNNNDWSGNNSYNSSTENGNSSYNSSHGYNYNGTWSDSNHSAWSSSSSNNNQSGSFVDNNSVTSSRSSMNDANHVSHSSGYGGSSNRGYTGKSLEGSAVKDPDPLDMSEEAKAERWFRRAAQIKDISELANIPDEDFPEIMPMRKGVNRFVVSKRKTPLERRLTSPQYRRNLPIVRSETDEDAS, from the exons atgtat GTCATTGTTTCGGACAGAGCTGAAACTGTCGATATTGTTCGATATCTGCTAAGTTACACATACGGTTCTTCTGTCAGCGACTCAGAACACAAGAAACTTATTGATTCTGCCGTGAGAAATATCATGGCTGAGTTAGTGAGTTTTAGTGGTCTTTCCCAATCGTCCACTTTTGAGGAATCAACTCCCAACCAAATTTGCTCGAGTCAGCTTGAACGATTTTCCAGGCCTCCAGGGCAAAATATCGAAATGAAGCGAGGTGACTGGATTTGCACAAG ATGTAGCTTCATGAACTTTGCAAGAAATGTTAGGTGTCTTGAGTGCAATGAGCAGCGGCCAAAGAAGATGCTGACTGGTGGAGAGTGGGAATGCCCTCA GTGTGATTTCTATAATTATGGGAGGAATATGTCATGTTTAAAATGTGATTGCAAGAGGCCAGCAACAATCCCATCGATTCCTGCATCTGTTGGTTCTGGTTTAGGTGGTGTGGCACAGCTTCTTAGTGTAACGAGTGCTGGTAAATCTGAAATTGAGAGAAAACTTGCTGAAAGTGATAAAAAAGCAGAAAGATGGTTGAGCAAAGTATCTCAACTTCAAGATTCAGCTGACTTAAGTAGTCTAGCAGAAGATGAGGACTTTCCTGAGATTATGCCTATGCGCAAGGGGGTGAATAAGTTTGTGGTGAGCATGCACAAAACACCACTGGAAAGAAGGCTTACAAATGCACAGTACAGAAGTAACAATAGCCCCCCAGCATCCGACCCAAAGATAAGTCAAACTTTGGACAGGATACTTGGGCGTTCAACTCCTACTACAGCCCCAAACAATCAATCTGTTACTAGTGATGCACCTACTGAAGCTCTGAAGAAATCAACAGACCACCTCGGTGGCATTGATCCTGTTCCGTTTGTGCCCCTGTCTGCAGATCTCTTTGCAAAACCACAGACTAATAATGGACAGAGCAATCAGAATGGAAAAATCAATGCAGAAGATGACAGTTCCATGGTAAATAATGCAGTCCCTTTACCTGAGAGGCAAAGCACAGGATCATTAGATACCGCTGAGATATGGTCTGAGAAAGTAGCAGAACCTGACAATGCAAAGGATTCCCCAAGTGCAGTTTCTGATGAAAATTTTCCTGAGATTATGCCAATAAGGAAAGGTGAAAACCGATTTGTTGTTAGTAAGAAAAAAGATCGCTCATTGACATCACAACAGTACAAAAGGCGCAGTATTCTTGAGCAGGCAGACAGTTCTGATTTTGTCCCATTTGTTCCATTTCCTCCTGGCTACTTTGCCAAGAAAGATACACCAATAGAGAGTACTACAGACACAGGAATCGTGCCCGAAGGCAGTCAACCAAAAGGTAACCTGAATAATGGGAACTGGAACATAAATTACAATAAGCATCAATCACAATCTCATGGGGCACAATGTAGGCCTAGTGGTGCTGCATATACTGGCACTCGGATCATGGGCAACTCCCAGGGGAACTACAATGGGAGCAATGGTGAATCTACTTACCATGGAGCTAACTTTGAACAGGAACCTTATAACAAAGGTTATAGGAACAACAACTATTGGAGCAGTGATAACAATAACAGCAACAATGCCTGGAGTAACAACAGCAATTTTAACAACAATAATGACTGGAGTGGTAACAATTCCTATAACAGCAGTACTGAGAACGGTAATAGCAGCTACAACAGTAGTCATGGTTATAACTACAATGGTACATGGAGCGACAGCAACCACAGTGCAtggagcagtagcagcagcaacaATAACCAGAGTGGTTCATTTGTTGATAATAACAGTGTCACTAGCAGCCGCAGTTCCATGAATGATGCAAATCACGTGAGTCACAGCTCAGGTTATGGAGGAAGCTCAAACAGAGGTTATACTGGAAAGAGCTTGGAAGGATCTGCTGTAAAGGATCCTGATCCACTAGACATGTCCGAGGAAGCTAAGGCTGAGAGATGGTTTAGGAGGGCAGCTCAGATAAAGGACATCTCTGAGCTAGCGAACATTCCGGACGAGGACTTCCCTGAGATAATGCCGATGAGGAAGGGGGTAAACAGATTCGTTGTGAGCAAGAGGAAGACACCATTGGAGAGGAGATTAACTTCCCCACAGTACAGAAGGAACCTGCCAATTGTCAGATCTGAAACGGACGAGGATGCTAGCTGA
- the LOC100278676 gene encoding uncharacterized protein LOC100278676 precursor, with protein MEFTSKKTASLALLCLKLSCLLLLLLLPRSSSAAPLSRSLSLTRNRLQPADDPAPEVPAPAQQGAGAGAGAVGARDPGGEVAVRMDIEVNDYPGSGANNRHEPRSPGRP; from the exons ATGGAGTTCACATCTAAAAAGACGGCTTCGCTTGCCCTCCTCTGCCTCAAGCTCTCCTGCCTcctcctccttcttcttcttccccggtCTTCCTCTGCTGCGCCTCTGTCCA GAAGCCTGTCGCTGACGAGGAACCGCCTGCAGCCCGCGGATGACCCTGCTCCGGAGGTTCCCGCTCCCGCCCAGCAG GGTGcgggtgctggtgctggtgcggtGGGAGCTCGAGACCCCGGCGGCGAGGTGGCGGTGAGGATGGACATCGAGGTCAACGACTACCCTGGGTCCGGTGCCAACAACCGCCATGAACCGAGAAGCCCTGGGAGGCCATGA
- the LOC103651080 gene encoding pentatricopeptide repeat-containing protein At2g22410, mitochondrial: protein MEAVKKLHAHLVVSGLHNCQYAMSKVIRLYALHQSDLVSAHKVFKQIESPTTFLWNTLLRGLAQSDAPKDAIVFYKKAQEKGMKPDNLTFPFVLKACAKTCAPKEGEQMHNHVIKLGFLLDIFVSNSLIYLYAACGALACARSVFNEMLVKDVVSWNSLIGGYSQHNRLKEVLTLFKLMQAEEVQADKVTMVKVISACTHLGDWSMADCMVRYIEHNHIEVDVYLGNTLIDYYCRIGQLQSAEKVFSQMKDKNTVTLNAMITAYAKGGNLVSAKKIFDQIPNKDLISWSSMICAYSQASHFSDSLELFRQMQRAKVKPDAVVIASVLSACAHLGALDLGKWIHDYVRRNNIKADTIMENSLIDMFAKCGCVQEALQVFTDMEEKDTLSWNSIILGLANNGFEDEALDIFHSMLTEGPRPNEVTFLGVLIACANRQLVEEGLDHFERMKSVHNLEPQMKHYGCVVDILSRAGQLEKAVSFISEMPLAPDPVVWRILLGACRTHGNVAVAEMATKKLSELDPGNSADSMLLSNIYASADRWSDAMNVRRWTADNAVRKSPACSVVDSASSTNS, encoded by the coding sequence ATGGAAGCTGTAAAGAAGCTCCATGCTCATCTCGTTGTTTCTGGCCTGCACAACTGTCAATATGCAATGTCCAAGGTTATCAGATTGTATGCTCTTCATCAATCAGATTTGGTTTCTGCTCATAAAGTATTTAAGCAGATTGAGTCACCAACAACTTTTCTTTGGAATACTCTTCTAAGGGGTCTTGCTCAGAGTGATGCACCAAAAGATGCAATTGTTTTTTACAAGAAAGCTCAGGAAAAGGGTATGAAGCCAGACAACCTGACATTTCCTTTTGTGTTGAAGGCTTGTGCAAAAACTTGTGCTCCAAAGGAAGGTGAACAGATGCACAACCATGTTATAAAACTTGGATTTCTTCTGGACATCTTTGTTTCCAATTCTCTGATTTATCTATATGCTGCTTGTGGTGCTCTGGCCTGTGCAAGATCCGTCTTTAATGAGATGCTAGTTAAGGATGTTGTGTCCTGGAATTCCTTGATTGGTGGATACAGCCAGCACAATAGACTTAAAGAGGTATTGACATTATTCAAGCTAATGCAGGCTGAAGAAGTGCAAGCTGATAAGGTTACAATGGTCAAGGTGATTTCAGCTTGCACTCATCTAGGAGACTGGAGCATGGCAGATTGTATGGTTAGGTACATCGAGCATAATCATATTGAAGTGGATGTGTACTTGGGGAATACTTTGATTGACTATTACTGTAGAATTGGGCAGCTGCAATCAGCTGAAAAGGTGTTTTCTCAGATGAAGGATAAGAACACTGTGACACTGAATGCAATGATCACTGCATATGCAAAGGGTGGGAATTTGGTCTCAGCGAAGAAAATATTCGATCAAATTCCTAACAAAGATTTGATTTCCTGGAGTTCTATGATATGTGCATACTCGCAAGCTAGTCACTTCTCTGATTCTCTGGAGCTCTTCAGGCAGATGCAGAGAGCCAAGGTAAAACCAGATGCTGTCGTGATTGCCAGTGTACTTTCTGCTTGCGCACACTTGGGTGCACTTGATCTTGGTAAGTGGATTCATGACTATGTGAGGAGAAACAATATCAAAGCTGATACCATTATGGAAAACTCTCTGATTGACATGTTTGCAAAGTGCGGGTGCGTGCAGGAGGCACTACAAGTGTTCACGGATATGGAGGAGAAGGACACCTTGTCGTGGAACTCAATCATACTAGGACTAGCAAACAATGGGTTTGAGGATGAGGCGCTGGACATTTTTCACAGTATGCTTACTGAAGGTCCCAGACCCAATGAGGTTACTTTCCTTGGTGTGCTGATCGCTTGTGCCAACAGGCAACTAGTTGAGGAAGGGCTTGACCACTTTGAAAGGATGAAATCAGTTCACAACTTGGAACCACAGATGAAGCATTACGGATGCGTTGTTGATATTCTCAGCCGTGCTGGTCAGCTGGAGAAGGCGGTTAGTTTTATCAGTGAGATGCCCCTGGCTCCTGACCCTGTGGTTTGGAGGATACTGTTAGGGGCGTGCAGGACACATGGTAACGTGGCTGTTGCCGAGATGGCCACCAAGAAGCTCAGTGAACTAGACCCCGGTAACAGTGCGGACTCCATGTTGCTGAGCAATATTTATGCAAGTGCTGATCGATGGAGCGACGCCATGAACGTCAGGCGATGGACGGCTGATAATGCAGTGAGGAAGTCGCCCGCTTGTAGTGTTGTTGATTCAGCTAGCTCGACGAATAGTTAG
- the LOC103651082 gene encoding uncharacterized protein LOC103651082, translated as MAECRSLIEFLRAFEHHRRAADISASACSRSRRAGASSAAGGSFCDSAPMAVVDAVMLLAVVTALGFLLIPYLKLLLLEMGALLHPAASCLPAAAFFGAAVAVAAAVVAWELLGHHARKCGKPRCRGLKKAVEFDIQLETEECVRGRPGPAARSALLAAAGARPVDLGDDQRELEAELRKMAPPNGRTVLIFRAPCGCPKGRMEVWGAKKVRRIKK; from the coding sequence ATGGCGGAGTGCCGCAGCCTCATCGAGTTCCTCCGCGCGTTCGAGCACCACCGCAGGGCGGCCGACATCTCCGCCTCCGCGTGCTCCCGATCCAGGCGGGCCGGGGCCTCCTCCGCCGCAGGCGGCTCCTTCTGCGACAGCGCCCCGATGGCCGTGGTCGACGCGGTCATGCTCCTCGCCGTCGTCACCGCGCTCGGCTTCCTCCTGATCCCCTACCTCAAGCTGCTGCTCCTCGAGATGGGCGCGCTGCTCCACCCCGCCGCGTCCTGCCTCCCGGCCGCCGCCTTCTTCGgggccgccgtcgccgtcgccgcggCCGTCGTCGCCTGGGAGCTGCTGGGCCACCACGCGCGCAAGTGCGGCAAGCCCAGGTGCAGGGGCCTCAAGAAGGCCGTCGAGTTCGACATCCAGCTGGAGACCGAGGAGTGCGTGCGcggccgccccggccccgcgGCGCGATCGGCGCTGCTGGCCGCGGCGGGGGCGCGCCCCGTCGACCTAGGCGACGACCAGcgggagctggaggccgagctgCGCAAGATGGCGCCGCCCAACGGCCGTACCGTCCTCATCTTCCGCGCCCCCTGCGGCTGCCCCAAGGGCCGCATGGAGGTCTGGGGCGCCAAGAAGGTGCGCCGGATCAAGAAGTGA
- the LOC100191335 gene encoding ferric-chelate reductase (NADH)1 (The RefSeq protein has 1 substitution compared to this genomic sequence), translating into MDFLQEQSVETTVAVAVAVAAVAAGGAFLLLRSRKPKGCLDPENFRKFKLVEKKQISHNVARFKFALPTPTSVLGLPIGQHISCRGQDATGEEVIKPYTPTTLDSDLGYFELVIKMYPQGRMSHHFREMKVGDYLSVKGPKGRFKYHVGQVRAFGMLAGGSGITPMFQVARAILENLNDNTKVHLIYANVTYEDILLKDELDDMAKTYPGRFKIYYVLNQPPENWNGGVGFVSKEMIQSHCPAPAEDIQILRCGPPPMNKAMAAHLDELNYTKEMQFQF; encoded by the exons ATGGATTTCCTGCAGGAGCAAAGCGTCGAGACCACAGTGGCCGTCGCCGTCGCTGTCGCCGCCGTCGCCGCAGGCGGCGCCTTCCTCCTCCTTCGATCCAGGAAGCCCAAGG GCTGCTTGGATCCTGAGAACTTCAGGAAGTTCAAACTTGTTGAAAAGAAGCAAATAAGTCATAATGTTGCCAGGTTCAAGTTCGCTCTTCCAACTCCAACTTCTGTATTGGGCCTTCCAATCGGTCAACATATCAGCTGCAG AGGACAAGACGCTACAGGTGAAGAAGTAATCAAGCCTTATACCCCTACTACATTGGATTCTGATCTTGGATATTTTGAGCTTGTCATAAAG ATGTATCCCCAAGGGAGAATGTCCCATCATTTCCGCGAGATGAAAGTTGGTGATTATTTGTCTGTGAAGGGACCTAAG GGCCGATTCAAGTACCACGTTGGCCAAGTGAGGGCATTTGGAATGCTGGCTGGTGGATCAGGCATTACTCCAATGTTTCAA GTTGCCAGAGCAATTCTTGAGAACCCTAATGACAACACCAAGGTTCACTTAATTTATGCTAATGTCACATATGAAGACATTCTTCTGAAG GATGAGCTGGACGACATGGCCAAAACCTATCCTGGCCGCTTTAAGATCTACTATGTGTTGAATCAG CCTCCTGAGAACTGGAACGGTGGTGTTGGGTTTGTGTCTAAGGAAATGATCCAATCTCATTGTCCAGCGCCTGCTGAGGACATTCAG ATCCTGAGATGTGGTCCTCCTCCGATGAACAAGGCCATGGCTGCACACCTTGACGAGCTCAACTACACAAAGGAGATGCAGTTCCAGTTCTAA
- the LOC103651081 gene encoding zinc finger protein VAR3, chloroplastic isoform X2: MRRRPCSKTGRHQRCGFGATLLGKKPMYVIVSDRAETVDIVRYLLSYTYGSSVSDSEHKKLIDSAVRNIMAELVSFSGLSQSSTFEESTPNQICSSQLERFSRPPGQNIEMKRGDWICTRCSFMNFARNVRCLECNEQRPKKMLTGGEWECPQCDFYNYGRNMSCLKCDCKRPATIPSIPASVGSGLGGVAQLLSVTSAGKSEIERKLAESDKKAERWLSKVSQLQDSADLSSLAEDEDFPEIMPMRKGVNKFVVSMHKTPLERRLTNAQYRSNNSPPASDPKISQTLDRILGRSTPTTAPNNQSVTSDAPTEALKKSTDHLGGIDPVPFVPLSADLFAKPQTNNGQSNQNGKINAEDDSSMVNNAVPLPERQSTGSLDTAEIWSEKVAEPDNAKDSPSAVSDENFPEIMPIRKGENRFVVSKKKDRSLTSQQYKRRSILEQADSSDFVPFVPFPPGYFAKKDTPIESTTDTGIVPEGSQPKGNLNNGNWNINYNKHQSQSHGAQCRPSGAAYTGTRIMGNSQGNYNGSNGESTYHGANFEQEPYNKGYRNNNYWSSDNNNSNNAWSNNSNFNNNNDWSGNNSYNSSTENGNSSYNSSHGYNYNGTWSDSNHSAWSSSSSNNNQSGSFVDNNSVTSSRSSMNDANHVSHSSGYGGSSNRGYTGKSLEGSAVKDPDPLDMSEEAKAERWFRRAAQIKDISELANIPDEDFPEIMPMRKGVNRFVVSKRKTPLERRLTSPQYRRNLPIVRSETDEDAS, from the exons ATGCGGCGCCGTCCCTGTTCAAAGACGGGGAGGCATCAGCGCTGCGGCTTCGGCGCTACCTTGCTGGGGAAGAAaccgatgtat GTCATTGTTTCGGACAGAGCTGAAACTGTCGATATTGTTCGATATCTGCTAAGTTACACATACGGTTCTTCTGTCAGCGACTCAGAACACAAGAAACTTATTGATTCTGCCGTGAGAAATATCATGGCTGAGTTAGTGAGTTTTAGTGGTCTTTCCCAATCGTCCACTTTTGAGGAATCAACTCCCAACCAAATTTGCTCGAGTCAGCTTGAACGATTTTCCAGGCCTCCAGGGCAAAATATCGAAATGAAGCGAGGTGACTGGATTTGCACAAG ATGTAGCTTCATGAACTTTGCAAGAAATGTTAGGTGTCTTGAGTGCAATGAGCAGCGGCCAAAGAAGATGCTGACTGGTGGAGAGTGGGAATGCCCTCA GTGTGATTTCTATAATTATGGGAGGAATATGTCATGTTTAAAATGTGATTGCAAGAGGCCAGCAACAATCCCATCGATTCCTGCATCTGTTGGTTCTGGTTTAGGTGGTGTGGCACAGCTTCTTAGTGTAACGAGTGCTGGTAAATCTGAAATTGAGAGAAAACTTGCTGAAAGTGATAAAAAAGCAGAAAGATGGTTGAGCAAAGTATCTCAACTTCAAGATTCAGCTGACTTAAGTAGTCTAGCAGAAGATGAGGACTTTCCTGAGATTATGCCTATGCGCAAGGGGGTGAATAAGTTTGTGGTGAGCATGCACAAAACACCACTGGAAAGAAGGCTTACAAATGCACAGTACAGAAGTAACAATAGCCCCCCAGCATCCGACCCAAAGATAAGTCAAACTTTGGACAGGATACTTGGGCGTTCAACTCCTACTACAGCCCCAAACAATCAATCTGTTACTAGTGATGCACCTACTGAAGCTCTGAAGAAATCAACAGACCACCTCGGTGGCATTGATCCTGTTCCGTTTGTGCCCCTGTCTGCAGATCTCTTTGCAAAACCACAGACTAATAATGGACAGAGCAATCAGAATGGAAAAATCAATGCAGAAGATGACAGTTCCATGGTAAATAATGCAGTCCCTTTACCTGAGAGGCAAAGCACAGGATCATTAGATACCGCTGAGATATGGTCTGAGAAAGTAGCAGAACCTGACAATGCAAAGGATTCCCCAAGTGCAGTTTCTGATGAAAATTTTCCTGAGATTATGCCAATAAGGAAAGGTGAAAACCGATTTGTTGTTAGTAAGAAAAAAGATCGCTCATTGACATCACAACAGTACAAAAGGCGCAGTATTCTTGAGCAGGCAGACAGTTCTGATTTTGTCCCATTTGTTCCATTTCCTCCTGGCTACTTTGCCAAGAAAGATACACCAATAGAGAGTACTACAGACACAGGAATCGTGCCCGAAGGCAGTCAACCAAAAGGTAACCTGAATAATGGGAACTGGAACATAAATTACAATAAGCATCAATCACAATCTCATGGGGCACAATGTAGGCCTAGTGGTGCTGCATATACTGGCACTCGGATCATGGGCAACTCCCAGGGGAACTACAATGGGAGCAATGGTGAATCTACTTACCATGGAGCTAACTTTGAACAGGAACCTTATAACAAAGGTTATAGGAACAACAACTATTGGAGCAGTGATAACAATAACAGCAACAATGCCTGGAGTAACAACAGCAATTTTAACAACAATAATGACTGGAGTGGTAACAATTCCTATAACAGCAGTACTGAGAACGGTAATAGCAGCTACAACAGTAGTCATGGTTATAACTACAATGGTACATGGAGCGACAGCAACCACAGTGCAtggagcagtagcagcagcaacaATAACCAGAGTGGTTCATTTGTTGATAATAACAGTGTCACTAGCAGCCGCAGTTCCATGAATGATGCAAATCACGTGAGTCACAGCTCAGGTTATGGAGGAAGCTCAAACAGAGGTTATACTGGAAAGAGCTTGGAAGGATCTGCTGTAAAGGATCCTGATCCACTAGACATGTCCGAGGAAGCTAAGGCTGAGAGATGGTTTAGGAGGGCAGCTCAGATAAAGGACATCTCTGAGCTAGCGAACATTCCGGACGAGGACTTCCCTGAGATAATGCCGATGAGGAAGGGGGTAAACAGATTCGTTGTGAGCAAGAGGAAGACACCATTGGAGAGGAGATTAACTTCCCCACAGTACAGAAGGAACCTGCCAATTGTCAGATCTGAAACGGACGAGGATGCTAGCTGA
- the LOC103651081 gene encoding zinc finger protein VAR3, chloroplastic isoform X1: MGGTSKLLSSLLLTSSPLRLRPTTAAAAALFLTPPAAASRRLLLLSSPSPPRTLSTSSSSLPHGSSQASPAPSPRAPFPEWSRLVDRLAAAGYGSGAPFAADDLAIALASGCGLSDGALAAVSTCLAFARDRPDLLSSLPRKDVKILVANAAPSLFKDGEASALRLRRYLAGEETDVIVSDRAETVDIVRYLLSYTYGSSVSDSEHKKLIDSAVRNIMAELVSFSGLSQSSTFEESTPNQICSSQLERFSRPPGQNIEMKRGDWICTRCSFMNFARNVRCLECNEQRPKKMLTGGEWECPQCDFYNYGRNMSCLKCDCKRPATIPSIPASVGSGLGGVAQLLSVTSAGKSEIERKLAESDKKAERWLSKVSQLQDSADLSSLAEDEDFPEIMPMRKGVNKFVVSMHKTPLERRLTNAQYRSNNSPPASDPKISQTLDRILGRSTPTTAPNNQSVTSDAPTEALKKSTDHLGGIDPVPFVPLSADLFAKPQTNNGQSNQNGKINAEDDSSMVNNAVPLPERQSTGSLDTAEIWSEKVAEPDNAKDSPSAVSDENFPEIMPIRKGENRFVVSKKKDRSLTSQQYKRRSILEQADSSDFVPFVPFPPGYFAKKDTPIESTTDTGIVPEGSQPKGNLNNGNWNINYNKHQSQSHGAQCRPSGAAYTGTRIMGNSQGNYNGSNGESTYHGANFEQEPYNKGYRNNNYWSSDNNNSNNAWSNNSNFNNNNDWSGNNSYNSSTENGNSSYNSSHGYNYNGTWSDSNHSAWSSSSSNNNQSGSFVDNNSVTSSRSSMNDANHVSHSSGYGGSSNRGYTGKSLEGSAVKDPDPLDMSEEAKAERWFRRAAQIKDISELANIPDEDFPEIMPMRKGVNRFVVSKRKTPLERRLTSPQYRRNLPIVRSETDEDAS, from the exons ATGGGCGGCACGTCCAAGCTgctctcctccctcctcctcaCTTCCTCCCCGCTACGCCTCCGACCCActactgccgccgccgctgcgctCTTCCTCACCCCGCCCGCGGCGGCCTCGCGCCGCCTGCTCCTGCTCTCCTCGCCTTCCCCGCCCCGCACCCTCTCCACCTCGTCCTCTTCCCTTCCGCACGGCTCCAGCCAGGCCTCCCCGGCGCCATCGCCCCGAGCTCCATTCCCCGAGTGGTCCCGCCTCGTCGACCGGCTTGCCGCCGCCGGATACGGCTCCGGCGCTCCCTTTGCCGCTGACGATCTCGCGATCGCCCTTGCCTCCGGATGCGGCCTGTCGGACGGGGCGCTGGCCGCTGTTTCCACCTGCCTCGCATTCGCGCGGGACCGGCCTGACCTCCTCAG TTCTCTTCCAAGGAAGGATGTGAAGATCCTGGTGGCCAATGCGGCGCCGTCCCTGTTCAAAGACGGGGAGGCATCAGCGCTGCGGCTTCGGCGCTACCTTGCTGGGGAAGAAaccgat GTCATTGTTTCGGACAGAGCTGAAACTGTCGATATTGTTCGATATCTGCTAAGTTACACATACGGTTCTTCTGTCAGCGACTCAGAACACAAGAAACTTATTGATTCTGCCGTGAGAAATATCATGGCTGAGTTAGTGAGTTTTAGTGGTCTTTCCCAATCGTCCACTTTTGAGGAATCAACTCCCAACCAAATTTGCTCGAGTCAGCTTGAACGATTTTCCAGGCCTCCAGGGCAAAATATCGAAATGAAGCGAGGTGACTGGATTTGCACAAG ATGTAGCTTCATGAACTTTGCAAGAAATGTTAGGTGTCTTGAGTGCAATGAGCAGCGGCCAAAGAAGATGCTGACTGGTGGAGAGTGGGAATGCCCTCA GTGTGATTTCTATAATTATGGGAGGAATATGTCATGTTTAAAATGTGATTGCAAGAGGCCAGCAACAATCCCATCGATTCCTGCATCTGTTGGTTCTGGTTTAGGTGGTGTGGCACAGCTTCTTAGTGTAACGAGTGCTGGTAAATCTGAAATTGAGAGAAAACTTGCTGAAAGTGATAAAAAAGCAGAAAGATGGTTGAGCAAAGTATCTCAACTTCAAGATTCAGCTGACTTAAGTAGTCTAGCAGAAGATGAGGACTTTCCTGAGATTATGCCTATGCGCAAGGGGGTGAATAAGTTTGTGGTGAGCATGCACAAAACACCACTGGAAAGAAGGCTTACAAATGCACAGTACAGAAGTAACAATAGCCCCCCAGCATCCGACCCAAAGATAAGTCAAACTTTGGACAGGATACTTGGGCGTTCAACTCCTACTACAGCCCCAAACAATCAATCTGTTACTAGTGATGCACCTACTGAAGCTCTGAAGAAATCAACAGACCACCTCGGTGGCATTGATCCTGTTCCGTTTGTGCCCCTGTCTGCAGATCTCTTTGCAAAACCACAGACTAATAATGGACAGAGCAATCAGAATGGAAAAATCAATGCAGAAGATGACAGTTCCATGGTAAATAATGCAGTCCCTTTACCTGAGAGGCAAAGCACAGGATCATTAGATACCGCTGAGATATGGTCTGAGAAAGTAGCAGAACCTGACAATGCAAAGGATTCCCCAAGTGCAGTTTCTGATGAAAATTTTCCTGAGATTATGCCAATAAGGAAAGGTGAAAACCGATTTGTTGTTAGTAAGAAAAAAGATCGCTCATTGACATCACAACAGTACAAAAGGCGCAGTATTCTTGAGCAGGCAGACAGTTCTGATTTTGTCCCATTTGTTCCATTTCCTCCTGGCTACTTTGCCAAGAAAGATACACCAATAGAGAGTACTACAGACACAGGAATCGTGCCCGAAGGCAGTCAACCAAAAGGTAACCTGAATAATGGGAACTGGAACATAAATTACAATAAGCATCAATCACAATCTCATGGGGCACAATGTAGGCCTAGTGGTGCTGCATATACTGGCACTCGGATCATGGGCAACTCCCAGGGGAACTACAATGGGAGCAATGGTGAATCTACTTACCATGGAGCTAACTTTGAACAGGAACCTTATAACAAAGGTTATAGGAACAACAACTATTGGAGCAGTGATAACAATAACAGCAACAATGCCTGGAGTAACAACAGCAATTTTAACAACAATAATGACTGGAGTGGTAACAATTCCTATAACAGCAGTACTGAGAACGGTAATAGCAGCTACAACAGTAGTCATGGTTATAACTACAATGGTACATGGAGCGACAGCAACCACAGTGCAtggagcagtagcagcagcaacaATAACCAGAGTGGTTCATTTGTTGATAATAACAGTGTCACTAGCAGCCGCAGTTCCATGAATGATGCAAATCACGTGAGTCACAGCTCAGGTTATGGAGGAAGCTCAAACAGAGGTTATACTGGAAAGAGCTTGGAAGGATCTGCTGTAAAGGATCCTGATCCACTAGACATGTCCGAGGAAGCTAAGGCTGAGAGATGGTTTAGGAGGGCAGCTCAGATAAAGGACATCTCTGAGCTAGCGAACATTCCGGACGAGGACTTCCCTGAGATAATGCCGATGAGGAAGGGGGTAAACAGATTCGTTGTGAGCAAGAGGAAGACACCATTGGAGAGGAGATTAACTTCCCCACAGTACAGAAGGAACCTGCCAATTGTCAGATCTGAAACGGACGAGGATGCTAGCTGA